CCCCGGCGGATCAGGAGTGCTTAAACCCGCTTATACCCGTCTGGTTCCGTCCTATAATCAGCCAGGCTCCCCCACACGATCGTGCCGGATCTCACTCTCATTATCGCCTCCGTGGTGTTCCTGTTCGGGCTCTGCCTGGGCAGCTTCCTCAACGTGTGTATCTACCGGCTGCCGTTGGGACTCTCCGTGGTCCATCCCCGCTCGGCCTGCCCCAGCTGCCACACCGCCATCGCGGCATGGGACAACATCCCGGTGCTGAGCTGGCTGCTCCTGCGCGCGCGCTGTCGCGCCTGTGGCGCGCGCATCGTCGCGCGCTATGCCGTGGTCGAGTTGCTCACCGCGCTCACCTTCGTCGCCATCTTCCTCACCTTCGGCCTCTCGCTCGCGACCCTCAAATTCTGCGTCTTCGCCTTCCTGCTGCTCGGCCTGATCTTTACCGACGCTGAGACGCACCTGCTTCCCGACCAGCTCACGCTTCCAGGGCTGACGCTGGGATTGCTCTTCGGCTTCTTCGTCCCGGTTGACACTCTCGCCGCCCGCATCTTCCCCTTCCTCGGCGAGCTGCCGCTCTCCTCCGATCTCTCCGCCCGTCTCTTCTGGTTCTCGGACGCGCTGCTCGGGGCCGCCGTCGGAGCTTCGTTCATCTATGGCGCCGGTGTCATCTACCTGCGCTTTCGCGGCGTGGAAGGCATGGGATTCGGCGACGTGAAGCTCATGGCCATGGTCGGTGCTTTCCTCGGCGTCAAGCTCACCATCTTCGTCATCTTTACCGCATCGCTCGCCGGCTCGCTCTTTGGCGTCGCGACGATGCTGGTGGTGTGGTTGCGGCGTACGCGCCGCCGCATGCGCGTGGCGCATGAGCCGGCAGCGGTCGCGCGCAAACGCGCCTGGGTATCGGCGGCCCTGGTCTACCGGAACTTCCAGGTACCCTTCGGCGTCTTCTTGGGCAGCATGGCCCTGTTCGCCGTCTTCTTCGGCGAGCGCATCACCACCTGGTACCTGGGTCTCTACCGATGAGGCCCTGCCGATGAACGTGAACGTGCTCACCAACCCGATCGTCCTCAAGATGCTGGGGACGTTCGTCATCGCAGTGCTGGCGTTCATCATCGCCGTGCTCTGGATCCGCGGTCTGCGCAAGGAGATCCTGGAAGACTCGCGCATCAGCGAACAGCGGCCCGCGGCGCTGGGCGACATCGCTTTCTCGCTCGCAGCGTACAACGGCGTGATCCAGAAGCTGAAGGAGCAGGAGACCGAGTTGCAGCGGC
This Acidobacteriota bacterium DNA region includes the following protein-coding sequences:
- a CDS encoding prepilin peptidase, with the translated sequence MPDLTLIIASVVFLFGLCLGSFLNVCIYRLPLGLSVVHPRSACPSCHTAIAAWDNIPVLSWLLLRARCRACGARIVARYAVVELLTALTFVAIFLTFGLSLATLKFCVFAFLLLGLIFTDAETHLLPDQLTLPGLTLGLLFGFFVPVDTLAARIFPFLGELPLSSDLSARLFWFSDALLGAAVGASFIYGAGVIYLRFRGVEGMGFGDVKLMAMVGAFLGVKLTIFVIFTASLAGSLFGVATMLVVWLRRTRRRMRVAHEPAAVARKRAWVSAALVYRNFQVPFGVFLGSMALFAVFFGERITTWYLGLYR